A single genomic interval of Microbacterium sp. LWO14-1.2 harbors:
- a CDS encoding DUF58 domain-containing protein: MTTEALPAATAPIDRDAGWRDVAAVIGARILSRLRLVTSAIRPLAWVLMALAVGFWILGQIAGWAEFTVAAVVIALTVGLCALFLIGRTAYDVSLDLARTRVVVGERAVGALTLANRGARAILPSRVVLPVGSGRGEFGIQRLAPGEEAEELFAIPTQKRAVVKVGPVSVVRGDPLGLFERAHRRDEPVDLYVHPRTVLFDGQSLGYLRDLEGLPAADLSRDDVSFHALLEYQPGDDLRHVHWRSTARTGTMMVRQYEETRRSHFVIGLSRSAGDYATDDDFELAISAAGSIGLRAIRDSQRVDVRVQGRELAAGTGKQLLDSLSGVEYSKPRDGGIDQLAGVLSRTMPLASVVVLVCGSRVDTDDLRVACARLPFGAKVLAVVADRSVTAPALRRIGEADVVTIGALEQVPLALQKVLA; this comes from the coding sequence ATGACGACGGAGGCCCTCCCGGCTGCGACCGCGCCGATCGACCGCGACGCCGGCTGGCGCGACGTCGCGGCGGTCATCGGCGCGCGCATCCTGAGCCGCCTCCGCCTCGTGACGAGCGCGATCCGGCCGCTGGCGTGGGTGCTGATGGCGCTCGCCGTCGGCTTCTGGATCCTCGGTCAGATCGCGGGGTGGGCGGAATTCACCGTCGCCGCCGTCGTGATCGCCCTCACCGTCGGGCTGTGCGCGCTGTTCCTCATCGGCCGCACCGCCTACGACGTCTCGCTCGATCTCGCGCGCACCCGCGTGGTCGTCGGTGAACGCGCGGTCGGCGCGCTCACCCTCGCGAACCGCGGCGCCAGGGCGATCCTGCCCTCCCGCGTCGTGCTGCCCGTCGGCTCGGGGCGCGGCGAGTTCGGCATCCAGCGTCTCGCTCCCGGCGAGGAGGCGGAGGAGCTGTTCGCGATCCCCACGCAGAAGCGCGCGGTCGTGAAGGTCGGCCCCGTCAGCGTCGTGCGCGGCGATCCGCTCGGGCTGTTCGAGCGCGCGCACCGTCGCGACGAGCCCGTCGACCTGTACGTACACCCCCGCACGGTGCTGTTCGACGGCCAGTCGCTCGGCTACCTCCGCGACCTCGAGGGCCTGCCGGCCGCCGACCTCTCGCGCGACGACGTCTCGTTCCACGCCCTGCTCGAGTATCAGCCGGGCGACGACCTGCGCCACGTGCACTGGCGCTCGACCGCGCGCACCGGCACGATGATGGTCCGCCAGTACGAGGAGACCCGCCGCTCGCACTTCGTGATCGGCCTCTCGCGCTCGGCCGGCGACTACGCCACCGACGACGACTTCGAGCTGGCGATCTCGGCGGCCGGCTCCATCGGGCTCCGCGCCATCCGCGACTCGCAGCGCGTCGACGTGCGCGTGCAGGGGCGCGAGCTCGCCGCCGGCACGGGCAAGCAGCTGCTCGACTCGCTCTCGGGCGTCGAGTACTCCAAGCCCCGTGACGGCGGCATCGACCAGCTCGCCGGCGTTCTGTCGCGCACCATGCCCCTCGCGAGCGTCGTGGTGCTCGTGTGCGGTTCGCGGGTCGACACCGATGACCTGCGCGTCGCGTGCGCCCGCCTGCCCTTCGGCGCGAAGGTGCTCGCGGTGGTCGCCGATCGCAGCGTGACCGCCCCCGCCCTCCGTCGCATCGGCGAGGCCGACGTCGTCACGATCGGCGCTCTCGAACAGGTGCCCCTCGCACTGCAGAAGGTGCTCGCATGA
- a CDS encoding Ig-like domain-containing protein, translating to MRARPKTLASAAGVTVGVIALTTMAINYQGFPTTKVDLNDGGVWITKASSLLVGHFNHESTVLDGGLRTTGENFDILQDETTILVVDESAATVTAVDPARVSLGDSARIPSSAKVALGHQTTAILDKKSGNLFVVPVKGIPTFKMDGAEPAAKLGANADVAVAEDGTVFGLSADRGEVVTIPVDNEGEPLDPSTASVGEIDDTGAPRITAVGRTPVVLDTAAGVVTTPGGFRTEVADAADAVLQPASAETTAVALATKSALVSVPLDGSEPVVTDVGGSGTPAAPISLRGCTYAAWAGSARFLRECPGDGNDVNERIEGAEQSKSLTFRVNRDVIILNDAVGGAAWMANESLQRVDNWNDLTPPEGETQDEDNTTEETVETTLPDRKEENTPPVAEDDEFGVRPGATTLLPVLDNDNDPDGDVLVATLAEAQPSLGTVQPVQNGGSLQIAVDEEATGSTTFVYEANDGRNGKDTANVTLTVHPWDQNAAPTPKRKTSLVVESGGTVSYNILPDFIDPDGDDIYLKGVEPAPGDEVDFTTDGQITYKATASLQGRKEVQVTVADGFGETYVGTISLDVRPEGSTDPKTNADHVVTRVGEQVTVAPLANDTSSGREPLRLGRVDESPGATILPDYPNKTFTFSAAAPGTYYVQYLATAGPKNAQGLVRVDVQDESDNDLPPIAVRDVALLPSGGDVLVGVLANDMDPAGGILVVQSVSVEPSSGISVSVINHETLRITDQGALTDQVRVKYRISNGSKSAEGEVVVIPIPAPDEILQPVANPDTAYVRAGDVVSIPVLDNDTHPNDDVMHVSPELIESPDPEDGEAFVSQDTVRFKAGPEAKTVYLTYEAVDSRQQKAAALVTIQILPIDEETNAAPRPQDIVARALAGTEVSIAVPLDGIDADGDSVELLDITSSPAKGRIVETGANYFTYEAFDGSAGVDTFKYRVRDRLGKEGVATIRVGIAPAEDVNQAPYAVKDAVVVRPGREIAVPVLANDSDPEGDKITLVSEKNGGLEVPKIDGLSARVSGDRVLVQAPNRSLETSLQYTIRDSRGATASAVLQITVDEDVPLQAPIARDDRVRPEDLKDDTLTAEIDILKNDEDPDGTTDALDVTLGAGATQLDNGLVQVTVQEEQQLIRYTLTDRDGLEASAFIFVSAESGLRPTVDLTKPVEVISGETKALPLSEYVTVAGGGTARITEHAKVSAVHADGSDLVKDETALVYTSAAGYFGPDAITFEVTDGDGPDDPEGRKATLTIPIDVLPPDNQQPVFVNSQMQVAPGEDATALDLAALTTDPDPEDQGKHKYTFVGGDGKGVSAKVDGTQLLVQASSSAKKGTALTLKVRVTDGQTEPVEGTVTVLVAASTRAMPAANTDTVSEADQGKPVTVDVLANDFNPFPETPLKVVSAVVEAGMGSVSQKGDQLTVTPAATFVGTLVVRYRIQDATEDADREVNGQVIVTVQGVPEAPGAPIVTSVQDRTVVVSYGAPSNNGAEITKYTVKAVSGGAYTKECRSTTCTLDGLTNNVEYTFQVTATNRVGEGKPSGTSAVARPDARPDTPNPPTLKFGDKSLAVSWTTPSTPGSPVESYTLEISPAPPSGVAQKQVTGNSLTWEGLENGGNYQVRVQAHNKAPDPSSWSNWSASEVPAGPPLKPAAPTTTQLASVGTEAQMQVNWGAPNSNGDAIASYQLEVRNGGTVVNTLTPGAGATSQAVKVPTSETPYTYRIRAQNKAGWGEWSDLSAPRRGVNAPGAPTSLSGQAADRSIINISYNEGARNGAKSSELTYQYTFNGGGSWQALNGNSIGGLTNGQTYNLQIRAVSTVDGTSYAGAASNVARVIPFGQPKAPVAKAENLGQSVRLSWDARNSDNGRSIDQVQISIDGGGWQNVAINGSQTVGNGYEETHSIKVRAHAAEGGWSPEASDSARTNNRPAEVLKTGKGASGNWPGECTHSSCAYVTLTVQNFRSPGNYTLRCDDGGQFGNSARYVPENGTVQLGCFYGNPGRSMRVYIVELNRYADAINWY from the coding sequence ATGCGGGCACGACCGAAGACACTGGCGTCCGCCGCCGGTGTGACGGTGGGTGTGATCGCCCTCACCACGATGGCGATCAACTATCAGGGCTTCCCGACCACGAAGGTCGACCTCAATGACGGCGGCGTCTGGATCACCAAGGCGTCGAGCCTCCTCGTCGGCCACTTCAACCACGAGTCCACCGTCCTCGACGGCGGACTCCGCACCACCGGCGAGAACTTCGACATCCTGCAGGACGAGACGACGATCCTCGTCGTCGACGAGAGCGCCGCCACCGTCACAGCCGTCGACCCCGCCCGCGTCTCCCTCGGTGACTCCGCCCGCATCCCGTCCTCCGCAAAGGTCGCGCTCGGCCACCAGACCACCGCGATCCTCGACAAGAAGTCCGGAAACCTGTTCGTCGTCCCCGTCAAGGGCATCCCGACGTTCAAAATGGACGGCGCCGAACCCGCCGCCAAGCTCGGAGCCAACGCCGACGTCGCCGTCGCCGAAGACGGCACCGTCTTCGGACTCTCCGCCGACCGCGGCGAGGTCGTCACCATCCCCGTCGACAACGAGGGCGAGCCGCTCGACCCGTCCACGGCATCGGTCGGCGAGATCGACGACACCGGAGCGCCGCGCATCACCGCCGTCGGACGCACCCCCGTCGTGCTCGACACGGCCGCAGGCGTCGTCACCACCCCCGGAGGCTTCCGCACCGAGGTCGCCGACGCCGCGGATGCCGTGCTGCAGCCGGCCTCCGCCGAGACCACGGCCGTGGCGCTCGCGACGAAGTCCGCACTCGTCAGCGTCCCCCTCGACGGCAGCGAGCCCGTCGTCACCGACGTGGGCGGCAGCGGCACCCCCGCGGCGCCCATCTCGCTGCGCGGCTGCACGTACGCCGCCTGGGCCGGCTCCGCGCGCTTCCTCCGCGAATGCCCCGGCGACGGCAACGACGTCAACGAGCGCATCGAGGGCGCCGAGCAGTCGAAGAGCCTCACCTTCCGTGTGAACCGCGATGTCATCATCCTCAACGACGCCGTGGGCGGCGCCGCGTGGATGGCCAACGAATCCCTGCAGCGCGTCGACAACTGGAACGACCTCACCCCGCCCGAGGGGGAGACGCAGGATGAGGACAACACCACCGAGGAGACGGTCGAGACGACCCTCCCCGACCGCAAGGAGGAGAACACCCCTCCCGTCGCGGAAGACGACGAGTTCGGCGTCCGTCCCGGCGCGACCACGCTGCTCCCGGTGCTCGACAACGACAACGACCCCGACGGCGACGTGCTCGTCGCGACCCTCGCCGAGGCCCAGCCCTCGCTCGGCACCGTGCAGCCCGTCCAGAACGGGGGATCGCTGCAGATCGCCGTCGACGAAGAGGCGACCGGGTCGACGACCTTCGTCTACGAGGCGAACGACGGCCGCAACGGCAAGGACACCGCGAACGTCACGCTCACGGTGCACCCCTGGGACCAGAACGCCGCCCCGACCCCGAAGCGCAAGACGTCGCTCGTCGTCGAATCCGGCGGAACGGTGTCGTACAACATCCTCCCCGACTTCATCGACCCCGACGGCGACGACATCTACCTCAAGGGCGTCGAGCCCGCGCCCGGCGACGAGGTCGACTTCACCACCGACGGCCAGATCACATACAAGGCCACCGCGAGCCTGCAGGGCCGGAAGGAAGTGCAGGTCACGGTCGCCGACGGATTCGGCGAGACCTACGTCGGCACGATCTCGCTCGACGTGCGCCCGGAGGGCTCCACCGACCCGAAGACGAACGCCGACCACGTCGTCACCCGCGTCGGCGAGCAGGTCACCGTCGCCCCCCTCGCGAACGACACGAGCTCCGGCCGCGAGCCGCTACGCCTCGGCCGCGTCGACGAGTCGCCCGGCGCGACGATCCTGCCCGACTACCCCAACAAGACCTTCACGTTCTCGGCCGCCGCACCCGGCACCTACTACGTGCAGTACCTCGCGACCGCCGGTCCGAAGAACGCGCAAGGGCTCGTCCGCGTCGACGTGCAGGACGAGAGCGACAATGACCTGCCGCCGATCGCGGTGCGCGACGTCGCGCTCCTGCCGAGCGGCGGCGACGTGCTCGTCGGCGTCCTCGCGAACGACATGGACCCGGCCGGGGGCATCCTCGTCGTGCAGTCCGTCTCCGTCGAGCCGAGCTCCGGCATCTCGGTGTCGGTCATCAACCACGAGACGCTGCGCATCACCGACCAGGGCGCGCTAACCGACCAGGTGCGCGTCAAGTACCGCATCTCCAACGGCTCGAAGTCCGCGGAGGGCGAGGTCGTCGTGATCCCGATCCCCGCGCCCGACGAGATCCTGCAACCGGTCGCGAACCCCGACACCGCGTACGTGCGGGCCGGCGACGTGGTCTCGATCCCCGTGCTCGACAACGACACCCACCCGAACGACGACGTCATGCACGTGTCGCCCGAGCTGATCGAGTCGCCCGACCCGGAGGACGGCGAGGCATTCGTCTCTCAGGACACCGTGCGCTTCAAGGCGGGCCCCGAGGCGAAGACCGTCTACCTCACGTACGAGGCCGTCGACTCGCGACAGCAGAAGGCCGCCGCGCTCGTCACCATCCAGATCCTCCCGATCGACGAGGAGACCAACGCCGCCCCGCGTCCGCAGGACATCGTGGCCCGCGCGCTCGCCGGCACCGAGGTCAGCATCGCGGTGCCGCTCGACGGCATCGACGCCGACGGAGACTCCGTCGAACTCCTCGACATCACCTCGAGCCCCGCCAAGGGACGCATCGTCGAGACGGGCGCGAACTACTTCACCTACGAGGCCTTCGACGGCTCCGCGGGCGTCGACACCTTCAAGTACCGCGTGCGCGACCGCCTGGGCAAGGAAGGCGTCGCCACCATCCGTGTCGGCATCGCCCCCGCCGAAGACGTCAACCAGGCACCGTACGCGGTGAAGGATGCCGTCGTCGTGCGCCCCGGCCGCGAGATCGCCGTACCGGTGCTCGCCAACGACTCCGACCCCGAGGGCGACAAGATCACCCTTGTCAGCGAGAAGAACGGCGGGCTCGAGGTCCCCAAGATCGACGGCCTCTCGGCGCGGGTCTCCGGTGACCGCGTTCTCGTGCAGGCGCCGAACCGCTCTCTCGAGACGTCGCTGCAGTACACGATCCGCGACTCGCGCGGCGCGACAGCGTCGGCCGTGCTGCAGATCACCGTCGACGAGGACGTGCCTCTGCAGGCCCCGATCGCCCGCGACGACCGCGTGCGTCCCGAAGACCTCAAGGACGACACGCTCACCGCCGAGATCGACATCCTCAAGAACGACGAGGACCCCGACGGCACGACCGACGCTCTCGACGTCACCCTCGGTGCGGGCGCCACCCAGCTCGATAACGGTCTGGTGCAAGTGACGGTGCAGGAGGAGCAGCAGCTCATCCGCTACACGCTCACCGACCGCGACGGTCTCGAGGCCTCCGCGTTCATCTTCGTCTCCGCGGAGTCCGGCTTGCGCCCGACCGTCGACCTCACGAAGCCCGTCGAGGTCATCAGCGGCGAGACGAAGGCGCTCCCGCTCTCCGAGTACGTGACGGTCGCCGGCGGCGGGACCGCCCGCATCACCGAGCACGCCAAGGTCAGCGCGGTGCACGCCGACGGCTCGGATCTCGTCAAGGACGAGACGGCCCTCGTCTACACCTCGGCCGCGGGCTACTTCGGTCCGGACGCCATCACCTTCGAGGTCACCGACGGTGACGGACCCGACGACCCCGAGGGTCGCAAGGCGACGCTGACGATCCCGATCGACGTCCTCCCGCCCGACAATCAGCAGCCGGTGTTCGTGAACAGCCAGATGCAGGTCGCCCCCGGCGAGGACGCGACGGCCCTCGACCTCGCCGCGCTCACCACCGATCCGGACCCCGAGGATCAGGGCAAGCACAAGTACACCTTCGTCGGCGGCGACGGCAAGGGCGTGTCAGCGAAGGTCGACGGCACGCAGCTGCTCGTGCAGGCGTCGTCGAGCGCGAAGAAGGGCACCGCCCTCACCCTCAAGGTCCGGGTCACGGATGGGCAGACGGAACCCGTCGAAGGCACCGTGACGGTGCTCGTCGCGGCATCCACCCGAGCCATGCCCGCGGCCAACACCGACACGGTGTCGGAGGCCGACCAGGGCAAGCCGGTCACGGTCGACGTGCTCGCGAACGACTTCAACCCCTTCCCGGAGACGCCGCTCAAGGTCGTCTCGGCCGTGGTCGAAGCCGGTATGGGCAGCGTCTCGCAGAAGGGCGACCAGCTGACGGTCACGCCGGCGGCGACCTTCGTGGGCACGCTCGTCGTGCGGTACCGGATCCAGGATGCGACGGAAGACGCCGACCGCGAGGTCAACGGACAGGTCATCGTCACCGTGCAGGGCGTGCCGGAGGCGCCGGGCGCTCCGATCGTCACGAGCGTGCAGGACCGCACGGTCGTCGTCTCGTACGGCGCCCCGTCGAACAACGGCGCGGAGATCACCAAGTACACCGTGAAGGCGGTGAGCGGCGGCGCCTACACGAAGGAGTGCCGCTCGACCACCTGCACGCTCGACGGCCTCACCAACAACGTCGAGTACACGTTCCAGGTCACCGCGACGAACCGCGTCGGCGAGGGCAAGCCCTCGGGCACGTCGGCCGTCGCCCGCCCCGACGCGCGCCCCGACACCCCGAACCCGCCCACACTGAAGTTCGGCGACAAGTCGCTCGCCGTCAGTTGGACGACCCCGTCTACCCCGGGTTCGCCGGTCGAGAGCTACACGCTCGAGATCTCGCCCGCCCCGCCTTCGGGCGTCGCGCAGAAGCAGGTCACGGGCAACTCGCTCACCTGGGAAGGCCTCGAGAACGGCGGCAACTACCAGGTGCGCGTGCAGGCGCACAACAAGGCGCCGGATCCGTCGAGCTGGAGCAACTGGTCGGCGTCCGAGGTTCCGGCGGGACCGCCGCTGAAGCCCGCCGCGCCCACGACGACGCAGCTCGCGTCGGTCGGCACCGAGGCGCAGATGCAGGTCAACTGGGGCGCGCCGAACTCGAACGGCGATGCCATCGCCAGCTACCAGCTCGAGGTGCGCAACGGCGGCACGGTCGTCAACACGCTCACCCCCGGCGCGGGGGCGACCTCGCAGGCCGTCAAGGTGCCGACGTCGGAGACGCCGTACACCTACCGCATCCGCGCGCAGAACAAGGCGGGCTGGGGCGAGTGGTCCGACCTGTCGGCGCCTCGCCGCGGCGTCAACGCGCCGGGCGCGCCGACGAGCCTGAGCGGCCAGGCGGCCGACCGATCGATCATCAACATCTCGTACAACGAGGGTGCCCGCAACGGTGCCAAGTCGAGCGAGCTCACCTACCAGTACACGTTCAACGGCGGCGGCAGCTGGCAGGCACTGAACGGCAACTCGATCGGCGGCCTGACGAACGGCCAGACCTATAACCTGCAGATCCGCGCGGTCTCGACCGTCGACGGCACCTCGTATGCCGGTGCGGCATCGAACGTCGCGAGGGTGATCCCGTTCGGGCAGCCCAAGGCGCCCGTGGCGAAGGCCGAGAACCTCGGCCAGTCGGTGCGGCTGTCGTGGGACGCGAGGAACTCCGACAACGGACGGTCGATCGACCAGGTGCAGATCAGCATCGACGGCGGCGGCTGGCAGAACGTCGCGATCAACGGGTCGCAGACCGTCGGCAACGGCTACGAGGAGACGCACAGCATCAAGGTGCGGGCCCATGCCGCCGAGGGCGGCTGGTCTCCGGAGGCATCCGACTCCGCACGGACGAACAACCGCCCGGCCGAAGTCCTCAAGACCGGCAAGGGAGCATCCGGCAACTGGCCGGGTGAGTGCACGCACTCCTCGTGCGCGTACGTCACCCTCACGGTGCAGAACTTCCGGAGCCCAGGCAACTACACGCTGCGGTGCGATGACGGCGGCCAGTTCGGGAACTCGGCGCGGTACGTGCCCGAGAACGGCACGGTGCAGCTCGGATGCTTCTACGGAAACCCCGGCCGCTCCATGCGCGTCTACATCGTCGAGCTCAACCGGTACGCCGATGCCATCAACTGGTACTAG
- a CDS encoding DUF222 domain-containing protein, with product MTHPAETLAQVVSDLDAVLSDNTLAGLSDADRVRVLQAAGAVLRRVDAVVVETLGSTNPVDLAHGAGCRSAQELVQRTLLVDGPGAGRVVKAAGLVRRELSLVSGEWLPARWPAVRDALRDGVIGVAGVLAATGPVERIRDRIGAEERLAADAFLADVARGLHDQGDDADLEGEDEGDDPEAGADGSQGADGSGGPGVMPEDLGRVAQQIALVLDPDGPEPDDQQALQRRGLTIGRLHQGLHRITGHLVPDAAAQLQAVLDAMLNPKVDGPPHPTGVRFAPSPAEDGNTSSGVGRDIAVDPAAVDPAAVDPAAVDLARDEPAGPDRVPVPVEGWNADPRAVIDPRTPTQKRHDAFAAAVGIAARHQDMPSLGGAAPTLVVTVDATDLARHTGRARLPGSDATIPTAAAVHTACSGVIQRVLIDQGRIVGITVTDRVFTVHQRRAIIARDSECLIPGCHVPAAWCEIHHVTEHARGGPTSTDNGVPLCWWHHRSLATSGWEIRMNHGIPQVRGPAWWDPTHHWHTPTHSAPPLARSA from the coding sequence ATGACCCATCCCGCCGAGACACTCGCTCAGGTCGTGTCCGACCTGGATGCGGTGCTGTCCGATAACACCCTGGCGGGGTTGTCGGACGCGGATCGGGTGCGGGTGTTGCAGGCGGCGGGTGCGGTGTTGCGGCGGGTGGACGCGGTGGTGGTGGAGACTCTGGGGTCGACGAACCCGGTCGATCTTGCCCACGGGGCGGGATGCCGCTCGGCGCAGGAGTTGGTGCAGCGCACGCTGCTGGTGGATGGGCCCGGTGCGGGGCGGGTGGTGAAGGCGGCGGGGCTGGTGCGGCGGGAGTTGAGTCTGGTGTCGGGGGAGTGGTTGCCGGCTCGGTGGCCTGCGGTGCGGGACGCGCTGCGGGACGGGGTGATCGGGGTGGCGGGGGTGTTGGCGGCGACGGGCCCGGTGGAGCGGATCCGTGACCGGATCGGGGCGGAGGAGCGGTTGGCGGCGGATGCGTTCCTCGCTGATGTCGCCCGCGGTCTGCACGATCAGGGTGACGATGCCGACCTCGAGGGCGAGGACGAGGGCGATGATCCCGAGGCGGGCGCTGACGGTTCGCAGGGGGCGGATGGGTCCGGTGGTCCGGGGGTGATGCCGGAGGATCTGGGGCGTGTGGCGCAGCAGATCGCGCTGGTGTTGGACCCGGATGGGCCAGAACCCGATGACCAGCAGGCGTTGCAGCGCCGCGGCCTGACGATCGGACGCCTGCACCAGGGACTGCATCGGATCACCGGGCACCTCGTCCCGGACGCGGCCGCACAACTGCAGGCGGTGCTGGATGCGATGCTCAACCCGAAGGTCGACGGCCCACCCCACCCGACCGGCGTGCGCTTCGCACCCTCCCCGGCTGAGGATGGCAACACCTCTTCCGGTGTCGGGCGTGACATCGCCGTCGATCCCGCCGCCGTCGATCCCGCTGCGGTCGATCCCGCCGCGGTCGATCTCGCCAGGGACGAGCCTGCCGGACCCGATCGCGTTCCCGTCCCGGTGGAGGGGTGGAATGCGGATCCGCGGGCGGTGATCGATCCCCGCACGCCTACCCAGAAACGTCATGATGCGTTCGCGGCAGCGGTGGGGATCGCGGCCCGACACCAGGACATGCCCTCCCTGGGCGGTGCGGCACCGACCCTGGTCGTGACGGTCGATGCGACAGACCTCGCCCGCCACACCGGGCGGGCGCGGCTTCCCGGGTCGGACGCGACCATCCCCACCGCCGCGGCCGTGCACACGGCCTGCTCCGGGGTGATCCAGCGGGTGCTGATCGATCAGGGGAGGATCGTGGGGATCACGGTCACCGACCGGGTGTTCACCGTGCATCAACGGCGGGCGATCATCGCCCGCGACTCCGAGTGCCTCATCCCCGGCTGTCATGTCCCGGCGGCGTGGTGCGAGATCCACCACGTCACCGAACACGCCCGCGGCGGGCCGACCTCCACCGACAACGGGGTCCCGTTGTGCTGGTGGCACCACCGCTCCCTGGCCACGTCCGGGTGGGAGATCCGCATGAACCACGGTATCCCCCAAGTCCGCGGACCCGCCTGGTGGGACCCCACCCACCACTGGCACACACCCACCCACAGCGCCCCACCACTGGCCAGGTCGGCATGA
- a CDS encoding MoxR family ATPase — translation MTMTPEQAAWFQGTFQRLVDNVDRAVQGKREIVSLVLASMLAEGHVLLEDAPGTGKTSLAKALAATVQGTSTRIQFTPDLLPSDVTGVTIYDQQQHRFEFHKGPIFASIVLADEINRASPKTQSALLEVMEESRVTVDGVTHETGRPFLVIATQNPIEQAGTYKLPEAQLDRFLIKTSIGYPDIAVTESILAGASDRNPSAGLSAIITTSAVADMADLGASVHVEPAVLRYVAEIAEATREDSAIRLGVSVRGAIAMIRIAKVWAASQGRHFVLPDDIKALARPVWQHRLLLDAEAEFAGTSSDTVIARVLDAVAAPQARAAA, via the coding sequence ATGACCATGACCCCCGAACAGGCCGCCTGGTTCCAGGGCACCTTCCAGCGCCTCGTCGACAACGTCGACCGCGCCGTGCAGGGCAAGCGCGAGATCGTCAGCCTCGTGCTCGCGTCCATGCTCGCCGAGGGCCACGTGCTCCTCGAAGACGCACCGGGCACGGGCAAGACCAGCCTCGCGAAGGCACTCGCCGCGACCGTGCAGGGCACGAGCACCCGCATCCAGTTCACGCCCGACCTGCTGCCGTCCGACGTCACCGGCGTCACGATCTACGACCAGCAGCAGCACCGGTTCGAGTTTCACAAGGGCCCGATCTTCGCGTCGATCGTGCTCGCCGACGAGATCAACCGCGCCTCGCCGAAGACGCAGTCCGCCCTTCTCGAGGTCATGGAGGAGTCGCGGGTCACGGTCGACGGCGTCACGCACGAGACCGGCCGTCCGTTCCTCGTGATCGCGACGCAGAACCCCATCGAGCAGGCGGGAACCTACAAGCTCCCCGAGGCGCAGCTCGACCGGTTCCTGATCAAGACGTCGATCGGGTACCCCGACATCGCGGTGACCGAGAGCATCCTCGCCGGTGCCTCCGACCGCAACCCGTCCGCCGGCCTCTCGGCGATCATCACGACGAGCGCCGTCGCCGACATGGCCGACCTCGGCGCCTCGGTGCACGTCGAGCCCGCCGTGCTGCGGTACGTGGCCGAGATCGCCGAGGCGACCCGTGAGGACTCCGCGATCCGACTCGGCGTCTCGGTGCGAGGCGCGATCGCCATGATCCGCATCGCGAAGGTGTGGGCCGCATCGCAGGGTCGGCACTTCGTGCTCCCCGACGACATCAAGGCGCTCGCCCGCCCCGTGTGGCAGCACCGCCTGCTGCTGGATGCCGAGGCGGAGTTCGCCGGAACCTCCAGCGACACGGTCATCGCGCGCGTCCTGGATGCCGTCGCGGCACCGCAGGCTCGAGCGGCGGCCTGA
- a CDS encoding DNA-3-methyladenine glycosylase I produces the protein MPSLLIGPDERARCAWVGDDAEYRRYHDEEWGTPLHGNRALFEKMALEGFQAGLSWITILRKRPRFREVFAGFDPDAVAAFAEADVERLMGDAGIIRNRAKIEATIGNARIVRTMADGELDELMWSFAPPATGIRPASFADVPAVTPESTALSKELRRRGFRFVGATTMYALMQSAGMVDDHIEGCWRAAPPQ, from the coding sequence ATGCCTTCCCTCCTCATCGGTCCCGACGAACGCGCGCGCTGCGCCTGGGTCGGCGACGACGCCGAGTACCGCCGCTACCACGACGAGGAGTGGGGCACCCCGCTGCACGGCAACCGCGCGCTGTTCGAGAAGATGGCGCTCGAAGGCTTCCAGGCGGGGCTGTCGTGGATCACGATCCTCCGCAAGCGCCCGCGCTTCCGCGAGGTGTTCGCCGGATTCGACCCCGACGCGGTCGCAGCATTCGCCGAGGCCGACGTCGAGCGCCTCATGGGCGACGCGGGCATCATCCGCAACCGGGCCAAGATCGAGGCGACCATCGGCAACGCCCGCATCGTCCGCACCATGGCCGACGGCGAACTCGACGAACTCATGTGGTCGTTCGCACCGCCCGCCACCGGCATCCGCCCGGCGAGCTTCGCCGACGTCCCCGCCGTCACTCCCGAATCCACCGCCCTCAGCAAGGAGCTCCGACGCCGCGGATTCCGCTTCGTCGGCGCCACCACGATGTACGCCCTCATGCAGTCCGCAGGCATGGTCGACGACCACATCGAAGGATGCTGGAGAGCCGCACCACCGCAGTGA